ACACCCGGCGGTCGCGTGCCTCCATGCCGTCGAAACTCAGCTTGAGCCGGCCGAGCCGGTCGCCCTCGTGGGGATCGGCGCCGGCGAGGAAAAAGACGAAATCGGCGTCGAAACGGGCGTCGAGTTCGGCCAGCGCCCATTCGAGCGCGGCCAGGTATTCGGCGTCGCCACAGCCATCGGGCAGATCGACGTCGAGGTCGCCGGGCTCGCGGCGAAAGGGATAGTTCTTGGCCCCGTGCAAGGACAGGGTGAAAACATCCGGGTCGTCCCGGAAGATGACCGCGGTCCCATCGCCCTGGTGCACGTCGCAATCGACAACCGCCACCCGCAAAGGCCGGCGCGCCTTCCGGGCATGCTCGGCCTGCAGCAAACGGGCTGCCACCGCCACATCGTTGAATACACAAAAACCGCTGCCCGCATCGCGCCGGGCATGGTGTGTGCCGCCTGCCAGGTTGGCCGCAACGCCGTGGACCAGCGCCTGCCGCGCCGCCGCGATCGTGGCACCCACCGAATGCCGCGCGCGCTCGGCCATGGCCACCGACCATGGGAATCCGATGTCGCGCAGGATGGCCGGATCCAGACTGCCGTCGGCCACCGCGCGGACGTAGCCGGGCGTGTGGACCAGGGCCAATTCACCATCGGTCGCGGCCGGCGCAGGATGGATCTCCACCTCCGGTCGATTGGCGCGGAGCCGGTCGCGCAATGCCCCGTATTTCGACATGGGAAAACGGTGACCGGCCGGCAAGGGAAGGACGAAACGGTCGGCGTAATAAGCGTGCATCAGAGAAGAATTCAGGCCCACCGTCGGGCGCGACAGACCATGGATTGGACCTTCGCAAAGAAAATTGCTGCACCGCACAAATCCGCTAGGCAGCTACCGAACTTATCTTTATACTTGTGTATGTTGCAGTGCAACATAACGTGTGCAGACGTCGTCCCTGGGCTGATACCGCCCACCTTTTCAACACCTAGGAGAAAGCCCATGAACGCAACGCCCGAACAACTCATCGCCGCCAACAAGGCCAATGTCGACACCATTTTCAGCCTGACCGCCAAGGCCTTCGAAAGCCTGGAAAAGCTGGTCGAACTGAACATGACCGCCTCGCGCGCCGCGCTGGCCGATGTCGCCGAGCACACCCAAGCCATGATGGGCGCCAAGGACGCGCAAGAGATTCTCGCTCTGCAAGCCAGCGCGCTGCAGCCGATCGCCGAGAAGACCGCCGCCTACAGCCGCCACCTCTACGACATCGCATCCGCCGCCGGCGCTGAACTGGGCAAGACCGTCGAAGGCAAGGCCGCCGACGCACAGACCACCTTGTCCGGCATGGTCGACGCCGCCGCCCGCAATGCACCGGCCGGTTCCGAAACCGCTGTCGCCGTCATGAAGAGCGCGGTCGCCGCCGCCAACAACGTGGCCGACTCGATGCAGAAGGCGGTCAAGCAAGCCTCCGACATGATGGAAGCCAACTACAACGCGGTTTCCGCCCAGGCCGTGAACGCAGCGCGCACCACCGGCGCCGCCACGACCAGCGCAGCTCGCAAGCGCGCCTGATCTTCGCTTTCCGTATCGCTTTAGACGCCCGGCTTGCCGGGCGTTTTGCATTTTCCGAGGTCGTGTCGCCCGGTCATAATTGACGTTTACGTCAAAGATAACCAGGAGACATGCCATGGAAGTCGCAGGCAAGGTATTCATCGTGACCGGCGGTGCGTCGGGTCTGGGCGAAGGCACGGCCCGCATGCTGGCCGGCAAGGGCGGCATCGTCGTCATCGCCGATCTGCAGGAAGCGCCCGGAAAGGCGCTCGCCCAGGAGATCGGCGGCGCATTCGTGCGGTGCGATGTGACGCAGGAAACCGATGCACGGTCGGCGGTCTCGCAGGCTGTGGAACTCGGCGCGCTGTACGGACTGGTGAACTGCGCCGGAATCGCCCCGGCCGCCCGGACGGTCGGAAAATCGGGCGTGCACGCGCTCGAACCGTTCCAGCGCACGGTGGCGATCAATCTGTTCGGCACCTTCAACATGATTCGCCTGGCTGCAGAGGCCATGGCGAAGAACCCACCGCTTCCAACCGGCGAGCGGGGCGCCATCGTGTCGACCGCGTCGGTGGCAGCCTATGACGGGCAGATCGGACAGGCGGCCTATGCCGCGTCCAAAGGCGGAATCGTCGGCATGACCTTGCCGATCGCACGAGACCTGGCGAGCCTGGGCATTCGCAACATGACGGTCGCGCCCGGCATCTTCGGCACGCCCATGGTCTTCGGCATGCCGCAGGAAGTTCAGGATGCGTTGGCCGCTGGCATCCCTTTTCCGTCTCGCCTGGGAACACCGCTCGATTTCGCCCGGCTGGTGTTGCACATCTTCGAAAACGAAATGCTGAACGGCGAAGTCATCCGGCTGGATGGCGCCATACGCCTGGCGCCTCGCTGAATCAACAGATGATTAGAGCGTAGCGCCGTACTTGAGGCGGAAGCCACGCTCCATGCGCTGGCACGCTTCGGTCATGTCGCGACGTTGCTCCGGTCCAGGAGCACGGCGCTCGATGCCCTTCCAGCACTCGGCAATGATGAGCCGATCGCTATCGAGATGCTGTCCGGTTCCACCGCCCGACGCAAAGCCGTAGACCAGCAGGCACAGCAGCAGCGCCCCGATCACGATCACGGGCTGCGGAATCATGCCGCGCTCCACGGGTGGAGGTATCAGCCTGGTTTCCATCGGATTTCCTTGGTATCGCAAACTGCAACGGTACATGTAAGCAAATGCTTAGTTTGTAGGACATATACCTGTCACCGTTAGCACTTTCGGACCCACGTTCCTTCTCTACAACAGATGGAAGCAAGGCCTGGGGAAAACCCTCGCCCGCCCAGGTCATTCAGCCCTGGAACTGCGCGCCATACGACGGTCAATTCACGTGCTCATTTTTTAGGCAAATTCATACACTGCCGACCTCGCACGTTAGTTGCAATTTGAGACGTATGAACTACACCGAATCCGCCTCCTGTCCCGCGCCGGCCGATGCTTCGGAATCGCAGAAGCCGAGCACCGTTCCTCCTTCGGTCGCCGAGCCGCGTCGCACGCGCACCTGGCTGGCAGCGAGCATCGCATCGGCCTCGGCCGCTCTGCAGGCTTGCGGTGGCGGTGGCGAGGACTCACCCTCGTCTTCGAGCGCGGGGGTTTCCAGTGCCTCCAGCACCGGCACGAGCGCGACCAATTCATCGGTCTCGGTTTCCGGTCAGGCTGTCATCGCGGCCACCGATGCGGCAGGTGGCACAGCTGGTCCGCTCGGACAATCGCGCACTTATGTCAATCCAGGTAACGATTTTGACGCAGTGCGGTTTCTGCTCCAGGCGCAGTTCAGCGCGTCGGAATCCGAAATCGCGTCGGTACGCACGCTGGGTTATGCCGGCTGGCTGGCTATGCAGTTCAATACGCCGCCTGGATTGACGGCATGGGACTGGCTGGAACAGAAGGGATACTCGTCCACGGATGTCGGCGCCTATTACTCCACCTATCCGGCCGACATGGCAATCTGGTGGCAACTGGTGAATTCACCCGACACCCTGCGCAAGCGAGTCGCGTTGGCGCTGTCGGAAATATTCGTGGTGTCGACCACTGGCATCAGCGTGGTCTGGCCAGGTCAAACCATGGCTGCCTGGTGGGACATGCTGTCATCGAACGCCTTCGGCAATTTCCGAAAGCTGCTCGAGGATGTCACCCTGCATCCTGCCATGGGCAATTACCTCAGCATGCGCGGAAGCCTCAAGGAAAACGCAGCGGGTAGGCACCCGGACGAAAACTACGCACGGGAGGTCATGCAACTCATGACCATCGGGCTGGTCAAGCTCAATCTGGATGGCACGGTCGACATGAGCACAGGCGCTGCCGTCGACACTTATACCCAAAGCGACGTTTCCAACCTCGCACGGGTGTTCAGCGGCTACAACGTGGATATGACCGGCAACGTCACGTTGAACGTTCCCGGCATCTACCCTATTCCCAGCCCGACGCACACGCGCCTGCCCATGGTGCTCAATGCCTCGTATCACTCCACGCTGGATGTCAATTTTCTGGGCAACTTCATCTCGGGGCGGACCGAAGGCAATGCTCAGCGAAAAATGGTGCTGGATATTCTGTTCAACCACGCCAACGTTGCACCGTTCATTTCCAAGCAGCTGATACAGCGGCTGGTCACCAGCAATCCAACGCCGGGCTACGTGGCTCGGATCGCGGCCGTGTTCCAGGACAATGGCAAAGGCGTCCGGGGCGATATTGGCGCGGTGGTGGCGGCAATATTGTTGGACCAGGAAGCACGCAGCCCGGACGGTCTCTCGTCTCCCACTTTCGGCAAGGTGCGCGAGCCGATGCTGCGTTTCGTGCAGTGGGCGCGGAGTTTCAAGCTGACATCGACTGCGGGCACCTGGAAGTTGAGCGACTTCTCCAACCCGAGTCAACTCGGGCAAAGCCCTCTGCGCGCTGGATCGGTCTTCAACTTCTT
The nucleotide sequence above comes from Xylophilus sp. GOD-11R. Encoded proteins:
- a CDS encoding histone deacetylase yields the protein MHAYYADRFVLPLPAGHRFPMSKYGALRDRLRANRPEVEIHPAPAATDGELALVHTPGYVRAVADGSLDPAILRDIGFPWSVAMAERARHSVGATIAAARQALVHGVAANLAGGTHHARRDAGSGFCVFNDVAVAARLLQAEHARKARRPLRVAVVDCDVHQGDGTAVIFRDDPDVFTLSLHGAKNYPFRREPGDLDVDLPDGCGDAEYLAALEWALAELDARFDADFVFFLAGADPHEGDRLGRLKLSFDGMEARDRRVFDWAWQRRLPVAFSMAGGYGRDLADTLRVQETTFAVALEYARRWTQWRI
- a CDS encoding phasin family protein; its protein translation is MNATPEQLIAANKANVDTIFSLTAKAFESLEKLVELNMTASRAALADVAEHTQAMMGAKDAQEILALQASALQPIAEKTAAYSRHLYDIASAAGAELGKTVEGKAADAQTTLSGMVDAAARNAPAGSETAVAVMKSAVAAANNVADSMQKAVKQASDMMEANYNAVSAQAVNAARTTGAATTSAARKRA
- a CDS encoding 3-hydroxyacyl-CoA dehydrogenase, which encodes MEVAGKVFIVTGGASGLGEGTARMLAGKGGIVVIADLQEAPGKALAQEIGGAFVRCDVTQETDARSAVSQAVELGALYGLVNCAGIAPAARTVGKSGVHALEPFQRTVAINLFGTFNMIRLAAEAMAKNPPLPTGERGAIVSTASVAAYDGQIGQAAYAASKGGIVGMTLPIARDLASLGIRNMTVAPGIFGTPMVFGMPQEVQDALAAGIPFPSRLGTPLDFARLVLHIFENEMLNGEVIRLDGAIRLAPR
- a CDS encoding DUF1800 domain-containing protein; this encodes MNYTESASCPAPADASESQKPSTVPPSVAEPRRTRTWLAASIASASAALQACGGGGEDSPSSSSAGVSSASSTGTSATNSSVSVSGQAVIAATDAAGGTAGPLGQSRTYVNPGNDFDAVRFLLQAQFSASESEIASVRTLGYAGWLAMQFNTPPGLTAWDWLEQKGYSSTDVGAYYSTYPADMAIWWQLVNSPDTLRKRVALALSEIFVVSTTGISVVWPGQTMAAWWDMLSSNAFGNFRKLLEDVTLHPAMGNYLSMRGSLKENAAGRHPDENYAREVMQLMTIGLVKLNLDGTVDMSTGAAVDTYTQSDVSNLARVFSGYNVDMTGNVTLNVPGIYPIPSPTHTRLPMVLNASYHSTLDVNFLGNFISGRTEGNAQRKMVLDILFNHANVAPFISKQLIQRLVTSNPTPGYVARIAAVFQDNGKGVRGDIGAVVAAILLDQEARSPDGLSSPTFGKVREPMLRFVQWARSFKLTSTAGTWKLSDFSNPSQLGQSPLRAGSVFNFFRPGYVPPLTAIASNGLVAPEFQILNETSVSAYINFMQTTIRYGIYVRQPAVPQMPSSGASAYDMTADYSAELALVTDAAALMGRLNLILAGGQISATSIANMVAALNATPITATSTAESKLDRIAAAVLMTMASPEYLVQK